Genomic DNA from Streptomyces sp. GS7:
CGAGCCTCGGCATAAACGCCGACGTTCAATGACGTGACTGGGATGACAGCCATGCGGTGTCGCAGCTGTCGAATATCAATGGGCACGTCAACGGTTCCGGAGCAGACTGGGAATTTCGTTCGGAAGAGGCTGCTGGACAGGAGCCGGCACCATCGCAGAATCCAGATGCATCTGCAGCCTCACCTGCCGAATTCCTTCCTTGACGCTGCCTTGGGCAGTCCGGTGGCCCGCCGTATCGACCCCCGTTGCCAGTGGTCGGCCCTACGGTTCATTCGTGGCCGACACGGAATGCCCGTGCGCGGTCATGCGGGCGTGGACGCCGGCCATGTGGGACGTGCGTTTTCGCCGCTGGCGAGAAATTCCGTCGCACCCGCTGGGGCACTTAGTACTCGACCATAGATCGTGATCTTCATGTCTGATCCGTGGCTTGTCGACGGTAATGGCTGGCCTGGGCGCGGGCTTGGTGGCGGCGTCGCCAGGCGGACCCATCGAGCCAGTGGGCCACGTCATGCACGGGCTGGGCGATGAGCATCGTGAACAGGCGCTGGATCTCGTTGCAGGTGACCGGGGATCAGCCCTGGAATATCGTTCCAGCTCGGATCACGGCCCGGATGTCGAGCAGAGTCTCCAGATGCTGCAGCGGATTGCCGACTACCGCGATGAGGGCGGCGTCGTAGCCGACGGCGATCCTTCCTTTGCGCTCGGCCAGCCCGCATGCCTGTGCGGCAAGGGAGGTGGCCGAAGCCAAGGCTTCGGTGTTGGTGAGGCCGAGAGAGCCGAAGTGGAGGATCCCGTACGTGAGCACGCCGTGGGGTTTGCGGGGGCTGGCACCGGCGTCGGAGCAGCAGACCAGCCGCGCTCCTTCGCGGTGCATCCGTGCGAAATTCGCACTTCGTTGCTCCACGCGCTCGGCCATGTGTGGTGCGACCATCGAGCCTGTCGGCAGCCATGCTTCGGTGGCGCCGATGAAGATGCCTGCCTCCACCACGGCCCCAACGGTTTCCAGTCGGGCTCGACACCGTCCTCGGTGAAGAAGGAGGCATGCTCGAGGCCGTCGACGCTGGCTGCGACGGCATCAGCCATCCCCTGGCGGCTGAGCATGCGGGTTCACCTATTCGGTCTCTTTCCCGGTGGTCCCAGCAGACCCGAGCGATATCGATGGTGAGTGGTGACCGTGACGGGATCGCCGTGTCCAGCCGACCGAGGAGGGCCTTCATGGCCACGCTCGTGCCTTCACCTGCCCCTGTTCTGGAGCCTGCGGCCAGCGAGCTGGCCCGGGCCACTGACCCGCATCCGCGGATCTACGAACTCGACCCGCCCGAGGGTCGCGACGCGCTGGCGGGCCTGCAGACCGGTGAGGGGGTGGGCAAACCCGCGATCGACGGGCAGTGGGCCGAGGCCGATGCCGGCCGGTACGGCAGGCTCCGGGTGCGCATCGTCCGTCCCGAGGGCGCTACCGGCACGCTGCCGGTCATCATGTACATCCATGGCGCCGGCTCGGTGTTCGGCGACGAGAACACCCACGACCGCCTGGTGCGCGAGCTGGCGGTGCGCGCGAACGCCGCCGTGCTGTTCCCCGTCTACACCCGGGCGCCGGAGGCCAGGTACCCCACCCAGATCG
This window encodes:
- a CDS encoding amidohydrolase family protein codes for the protein MVEAGIFIGATEAWLPTGSMVAPHMAERVEQRSANFARMHREGARLVCCSDAGASPRKPHGVLTYGILHFGSLGLTNTEALASATSLAAQACGLAERKGRIAVGYDAALIAVVGNPLQHLETLLDIRAVIRAGTIFQG